The nucleotide sequence CAACTAGCACGGCCAAGAGGCGCTCAGGACATGAATCGCTGGCTCTTACCTCCTCTTTTCGCATGAGAGGTAAGAGTATATAATGCATCTGAGCCGGTGATTTCATTAATCAGTGGTTTGATTAACTCTTACTTTCCTACCTCACATGTAAAAAGAcggggtaagagggagcatgttaaaatttgCCATGGCAGTACTAGACCGATCACAACAAGTTGTGGCATGGGCTAGAGCTGCCCATCCACCAGAAGGTGGGGGCGCTCTTCAATGCCTCGGTTATCTTCCACCTCGGCAACGTCAGACGAATCGCGCTCTAGAAGGACCCTTGGCTTCAATGGGCTATCCTGGTGATGGTGTACCCTGCTCTCTTCGAGCACTGGACTAGGAAGAATCTCACCATTGCTGATGCCTCGGGGGAGAACCATTGACGATGATGTACCCTGCTCTCTTCGAGCACTGCACCAGGAAGGGATGGCCGCACACGGCCTACTCCTTGGAGGTTTGGCGTTTCTCCCCACCGCATCACTGTTGGGCATGATGCCTCGCTCACACATGCCCAACTGTTGGTGCTAAGGGGgatgaacaaggcttgtccaactcCTATTGTGGTGGTGGCGCGCAAAGTGTTTTTTTACCGGTTCCGGTAGCTACGGTGGTTCTCCCACCAATAGGATGTTGTCAACTCAAAATTTGTATATTTGTATTTTACTCACCATATTTCATCAGACAGGGCCCACGCACGTGATTTCAGCCATGCCCCTCACTTTACACGTACGACCGAGCAATCTCTCTCACTTCATATATAAAGTGTCAATACAAGTTTTTCTTCAATACATCAAACTCTCTCACTTTAAATTGATTTGCAATCTGTTATaaatatatttgaatttgaaaaaaatcattccTTTCATTTAAATAAAAGTTTCTCAATTCCAAGAAACCGTTTTAATATGTTTTCAAAACCAATTTCGCCCATTTTAAAAACTGGGTTTTCAAAAAATTAATACACATACCAGTTTTTGTTTCAGTTTCATTAACTTTGATACACCTACCAGTTTCTGTTTCACATTTTTTACTTTCAGTTTCATTAACTTTATGAAAAGTAACTATTTGCATGCCATCCCTGCTAGTAATCATCAGTAACCTTGTGATAACACTGAAATCCATGTATATATAAAGTATAAAATAAATTAAGAAGATTGTCGCCAGGCCGAGACCAGGCTGAGACCCGGTTGAAATTTATAAAGTATAAACACTGAAATCCGTGTATATATAAAGTATAAAAAAAATCATTCCTTTCATTTTTTTACTTTCAGTTTCATTAACTTTATATATAAAGTATAAAATAAATTAAGTCCTAAGCTGAAATATGGAAGTCACCCCCTTGACTTGCCATTGCACACTCTTTAGTCATGCGGCAGCACAGAGCATGCATAGACTCTTTAGTGTTGCTGCTTGAGCAGAGTTGTAGGCAATGCCAATATCTATATGAATTGTATCTGAGGATCCCCAAGATTACACATAAACATGTTCCTATTTTCAAACACAATGCAAGCTTGTAAAAGTCCTACTAGTTAAACACACTTCATTTGTTATTCCTATTTTCACAACTTACAGGGCAATGTGAGCTATTAGAAATTTGTGAGCTTCATTTGGTTGAAATTTGTGAGCTTCATTTGTTTGGATGGAATAATAGTTTTACTTCTTGTGAAATTTGTGAGCTTCATTTGACAAGCATTTTTGTCTCGTACGGTGACCATATGTGTAATCTCTGTGAACAAATTGTCTAATGAAATATACGATTGCTTCAAAAAAAAAGTAGGCGAGTTTGTTATTCCTTCCTAATGCACGCACTTTCCAGAAGATGGAAATTTCTACCAAATGAAGCAAATTACACAAGGGAATAGAAACATCAAGGATCACAAATTTCAACCAAATTTCTAATAGCTCACAAATTCCTAATACTCCTGCCTAGCAGCGAAACCACGAGTGGAAATGCTTAACTAGTAGTCCTATGAACATTTTTGCCAGCTCTTCAAAAAAAAAAGGCGCCTATGAACATTTGTGCCAGCcctttaaaaaaatcataaatcAGAGAACTGTTTGTCAGCTCTTGTTTTCTCACAGGCGCTTGGGCTAAAAAAAGGGCTCTGATTTATGATGGATTTaaatccaaaaaatataaaatTCTTTGCGGAATTCAAAAAATCCTCATGAGTAAAAACCGTTGGAAATTTCAAAAAATTATTTGTGAATAAAAAATTATTCGTGATTACAAAAATgtccatgatttcaaaaaatgtttggaaatTAAAAAAACATCATTGATTTTAAAATCGAAAAAATCAAAAATCAAATTAGACTGCCAAAATAAAAAAAGTTCCTGATAAAGGAAAAATGTCAAAGATTCATTAAACTGTTTGTGGTTGAAAAATTACACGATTGTAGTTAAGCACAATTAGCCAGAGCATGCATATCTGAATTGTATCTACAAAATTACATGATTTTTATTATGTTGTTTTTAGAGATGATTAGTTGTTTGGTTTGGAAGAGTATTTTATAGCAATGGGTGATGTGTTCACCAAAACACCCATCAGCGCAGCACGGCAGAAGCATGGAGGCGCATGCCGATGTATAGAAGAAATGGATATCCAACTTTAATGTCCATTACTGCAGCGCATGCATGCGTGACCATGTATGGATTGACCAATCGCTTTAACCCTTAAAACCAACCTTTGCTTGGAGGGTTAATAGGACGGTGGTACCCCAATACCATCAGGAATTCAACATGGCACCCACCGGGTTCGAGTGCGAGTAATGGTCGCCCAAATCATACCCGTCTCATTATTGTTCACCCATACCCGTACCCGTACCCGTACCCGCACCTCGGGTTTCAAACTGttcccatacccttaccctaatagggtttttacccatcGGGTTTGCGAGTTGCGGGTACCCATTGCCATGTTGATCAGGAATTAAAAATCAGGTTTGACACTTTAATGTGTCGTAAAGACACGGATTCTTCTTTGAGTGGGAGGTGACATTTGGGTCGATAGCGAAATGCTTGTGGTGACTTCATCAATCTGAAGACCCGTCAGCTCAGTCTCTCTAGGCATAAGTGTATGTATATTTTTGGTTGTACTATGATTCTCAAAAGAAGGTTCCCTTTAACCTTTGTATGATGCAATTTAATTTGCCATGTGTTGCATCAGAAGAAGAAAAAATCATGTGTTTAGTGCTTCCTTCATGTTGCCACTTTTCATGTTCGACACTGCCATCGATGATGGTAGGAGTTTTAGTGTCCGCAGTATAAATTGGGATGATTTCATGTAAGGGGccgaggtgggactatttaatGACTAAGTCAACCTTGTTTTTGACCAAAGAACTTGGGTAGCTCAGTTGGCTGCTGGCCCGAGAAAGAGCCTGGTCGTGAGTTCGAACCACATCCCTCTAGCACCGTCTTTTTTTAAACAAAAGTTAGGgccggcccagtacgacccatatGGTGTGTGGCGATGGGCGAACCTACGATGCCTCGCCCAGTCTAGCAAGGATCGGCGACGGATGAAATCAAGGACGGACGAATTCATGGTGATAAGAAACAATAGCCCTTTTATTAGTAGgttatagatatagatataaattTTCAAAACTTCCAGGGCAATGTGAGCTATTAGAAATTTGTGAGCTTTATTTGGTTGAAATTTGTGAGCTTCATTTGTTTGCGGGATCCGCTGGAAGTTGGCGATTGTTTGTTATTCCTTCTCAATCCACGCACTTGCCTGTTGATGTTGGTTTAGCCGGTCCATAAGATggaaatctatatctatacctttCTAATAATAAAGAGGTTATTACTTCTGGCAGTACGTCACGAAAATTGCCCTTAAAATTGTAAAATATTACCCACCAACGCCACCCTTTTTTTAGAAACACATAGAATTTATTCATGCTCATAGCAATTACAGGTACACTGATTTGGATCTAAGATCCAAGAAAATATAAAGTAACTTCTATGACAAAGATTACAATGAAATCTCTTGGAAACACCATCTTAACTGTATCAATCTCTGCTAGAAGAATTACTCCAAAAACTTTGGTAAAGAGGTTGCAATTGAACTGGAGCAACAatgttgtcactctttcacccGCACAAACATTAGCAATAATGGTTTTTGAAAGCACCTTGAGTTGCCCATCCGAAAGCCTTGATCAATGAACGTACTTGGGCCGGGGATGATTCCTTGTAAGTGCAAGACATCGGATCACGATATCTTCACCATGGTGTCGATGAAAAATTTCAACTTCACAAAGAATCATACCAACAAAGAAAGTTTGATACCACAACATAAACTCATCATATCCGATTTGGATCTGCGAGGACAGAAACTCaaagaatcaaaccaacaaagaaaGTTTGACACCACAACATAAACTCAAAGAACATTTGGATCCGTTTGGGCTGGCACATGTCAGGGCGGCcagtttttaaaattttgttttttattttttatttttcttttctgttttctttttttctactttaaatattttgggacttcaaaaaagttccaaaaattaaaaaatgagaattttaaaataaaatgtttaataaaacataaaatgtttgtggattcaaaaaatgtttatgattttgTAAAAAAAAACTTGTTCTTTAAAAATCctcaatttttttaaaatattcttTACTTGAAAAAATGTTCTTCAGTTTAGAAAATGCTCAAAAAATtgtaaaagtgttcatgaatttgtaaaatgttcatgatttcaaatatgttcatgagttttcaaaaaactgttcatgatttcaaaatttGTCCATGATTTCACGATATCAAGAGTGATAGTGGAGATTATGATTTAGTGTATCTCAGTGATGCAGTAAAATGTTCATGAGTATAAAAATATCctaaaattttaaaaaattgttcgtgaCTTGCAAAaagtttattcattcataaaatggTTGTTGATTCATAAAATGATCAtgcattttagaaaatgtttgttaagtcaaaaaaatgttcattttgTTTCATAGAAACTTCCATTTTAAGTTTGCACTCACTTTTGCAAGCTGTGCAGAGATTTTTCCCACAACCGTCTTAACGGTTCTATTCCTGCAAGTTTCTCCGGCCTTCCTAATCTACAAAGACTGTAAGTCTCACAGTGCTCTTCTTCATTATTTGATATGTACCAAGGAGAACTTTAGAGGGGGGATGCTCTTCTTCATTATTGCTCATTCGGTCAATACTAGTGATAATATAGTTAACATCAGTCTAACAAAGAAGTTGACTAATCATTGTTACTCCTTAGGGCCTGCTCGTCCATAATAGAGCACTGTTGATGAATGTTCAGTCGAATCAGACAGCTGACCTTATTTTATTTTTGTGGTGTTGATTCAGGTCATTGGACAATAATAACTTGGATGGCTCTGTTCCATCTGATGTTTGGCAAAATATCGATTTCAGTGGAAACAGAACCCTGATATTGTAAGGCCATCACAAGTTGAACCTTTTGTTTCACCTCTTTGACTCCCGAGAACGGTTTAATTAGCATATTTCTTTGGAACTGATAGTCTAATACTCTCCTTTGAATATTTTGCAGGGATTTCCACAACAACGGTCTCACGAATCTGTCAAATCCTCTTACGCCCCCTGCTAATGTTACCATCCTGTATGCATTTCTACTGAACAATTTCTTTGTTCATtttaaaattagaaaaaacttgaCCTACTTGAACCATTAGAAAGATTCTATGTTGACACCCCGGAATTGGTCAGACAATCTTTGTTTGATAAAAGAAAAAAATCTGCTGTTGACTGGTACTATAGCTTGAATAGTAGTCTTAACTTCCACATGTTATCTACGACTATATGCTGCAACTACATACTGGATATTTAACCTCACAATTCGAAAAAAAAGTTCCATTCACATGATTAAGTGGAGAAACAATCGTGTTGGAGTTTTCAGACCCATTTATTTGCTGCAGCAGATTTATTTGACGTTGCCAGTACCTCATATACATTTCCTTTATGCACATGGCATTTTTAGGTTATCTGGAAACCCCGTATGTCAATCCCAGAACCAACTGAACATAGCTCAGTATTGTCAATCAACTCCAGAAGTTACCGCCGAAGGAGGCTCCATAGATAACAGCACACTTTGTGCGCCATGCGCAACCGACTTTCCTTTAGAAAGCGTACTCAAGGCTCCAAATCCATGTTCATGTGGCGTTCCACTGTACGTCGATTATCGGCTGAAGAGTCCAGGATTCTGGGATTTTGTTCCCTATGAAGCGCAGTTTCAGGAGTACCTGTCGTCGGGGCTCTTTCTCAACTCGTACCAGCTGGAAGTTACCACTTTCATGTGGGAAGAAGGCCCAAGGCTGAAGATGACGCTGAAGCTGTTCCCAAACAACACCATTCTTTTCAATTCGCGTGAAGTGGAGAGACTGAGATACATGTTCACAGGGTGGCTCATCGCGGACTCGGATATATTTGGGCCCTATGAGCTTATCAACTTCAACCCAGGGTGGTATGAGAACGGTATGTATGCATGCTATTTTATCTTCACTCCACTCCATATTCCGTTTCGTTGCAATCTTTTGTCGCGATGTTTGTATCAGCGATCAACACGTGCCTACAGCCGTACAGCAGAGCAACATATAGTAGCTTGTTTTCTTAAAATCTTTTCTAGTTAGGGTTACTCGCGGTAGAATTATTGAAGAGATAAGTCACATTTCCCTATGCTTTCTTTTCAGTACTGTCGCGTGGTACAAAGAAAAGTCTCAGTACAGGTGCAATTGTTGGTATTGTCATCGCAGCATTTGCTGCAGCGGCAGTTCTGTCATCACTCATTACTCTCATCATATTGAGAAGGCGTTCAAGACAGTTTTCAAAGAAACGCACCGGTAAGCCCCTCATTTCTACCTTCTTTGGTCTAAAACTGTTAGATGATTCAATCTCGTTTTCAACAAAGTGTAATAATAATGTTTCAGTAGtccacttttatttatttattactccctccgtcccataatgtaagaacgTTTTTGAAACTATAccagtgtaaaaaacgttcttgtattacgggacagagggagtagaacaCACTTCTTTTTGCTTCTGATTTTGTTAATTAGTACAGAGTTGCGGCACTGTACATATTGTTCTTTCGACTTTTCAATATGAGTTTGCTATTCAGTTGCACGATGAAAATATTCTATTGGCTTTGCAGCGAAAAGGATTCCGATGAAAATTGATGGCGTGAAAGACTTCACTTTCGAAGAATTATCAAACTGTACAAATGATTTCAGTGAGTCGGCACTAATTGGTCAAGGAGGGTATGGAAAAGTATACAGGGGGGTGTTGGCTGATGGAAAAGTAGCAGCAATAAAACGTGCACAGGAGGGATCTCTTCAGGGTTCCAAGGAGTTCTTCACGGAGATAGAATTGTTGTCCAGGCTGCATCACCGAAACCTCGTTTCTTTGCTTGGCTATTGCGACGAAGAGGATGAGCAGGTTGCTATTTTCCCCTGCAACTTTTGTTTTTCTATGAACTAATAATCAAAACTACAAATGTTGCTATGATGATACAAACATACTAATAAAAAAACATGTATTGCAGATGCTGGTGTACGAGTACATGCCAAATGGTACTCTACGTGATCATCTTTCAGGTTAGAACTTGTTTTCGATCTGTAGCCACCTCAAAATTATCATGCTTTTTTGGTCGCTTGCAAACTATTTTTGCCTGTCCTGTGTCGAAAGTTGCTCTAACTTGCCGGTGCTTCATTTACGTAATACTAACAGCTAAAGCTAGAGAGTCTCCAAGTTTTCCCATGAGGCTACGAATCGCACTGGGATCATCACGGGGCATCCTGTATCTGCACACGGAAGCCGACCCTCCGATATTCCATCGCGACATCAAGGGCAGCAACATCTTACTGGACTCCAAGTTTGTAGCCAAGGTTGCTGATTTCGGCCTGTCGCGGCTGGCTCCGCTGCCAGACACAGAGGGGAGCGCCCCTGGCCACGTGTCCACCGTCGTCAAGGGCACTCCGGTGAGCAGACTcttctcttatatatatatatatatatatatatatatatatatatatatatatattgtccccCATCTACTAGCTGCATTATTGATTGGTTGAGTTGGCTTTGTGTACAATTGGCAGGGTTATCTTGACCCGGAGTATTTCCTGACGCACAAGCTGACGGACAAGAGCGACGTGTACAGCCTGGGCGTGGTGTTCCTGGAGTTGCTTACAGGGATGCAGCCTATTTCTCATGGGAAGAACCTTGTGAGGGAGGTTGTGGCGGCGAACCAGTCGGGGATGATCCTGTCGGTGGTGGATCTGCGGATGGGGGCCGTGCCGGGGGAGTGCGTGGAGCGGTTCGCCGCGCTGGGGCTGCGGTGCTGCCGGGACGAGACGGACGCGCGGCCGTCCATGGCGGAGGTGGTCAGGGAGCTGGAGACCATCTGGCAGATGACGCCCGACACGGACGGTGTGCCCTCGGAGTCGGTGGCCATGGACCCCACCCACACGCCGGCGTCGTCGTCGACAGCAACCGGGTCTCGGACGGGCAACGAGCAGTACGACATGTCGACGTCGGACGTGTCTGGCAGCAACCTTCTGAGCGGCGTGGTGCCCAGCATCAACCCTCGCTGAGAAAGATGAATTGTTTGTTTGTGTGGAGCCTGCATATGTATATATATGGTTGCTGGTGTATGGATGTGTGTAGTATGTGTCGTTTGTGCTTTTTTAGGAATTGTGCTCTGCTGCTGCTGGTAGAGATTTTCGTTAGAAATTTGTGATTGTTCAAATTTCCACTCGTGGTTTCGCTGCTAGTCAGGAGTATTAGGAATTTGTGAGCTATTAGAAATTTGGTTGAAATTTGTGATCGTTGATGTTTCTATTCCCTTGTGTAATTTGCTTCATTTGGTAGAAATTTCCATCTTCTGGAAAGTGCGTGCATTAGGAAGGAATAACAAACTCGCCTACTTTTTTTTTGAAGCAATCGTATATTTCATTAGACAATTTGTTCACAGAGATTACACATATGGTCACCGTACGAGACAAAAATGCTTGTCAAATGAAGCTCACAAATTTCACAAGAAGTAAAACTATTATTCCATCCAAACAAATGAAGCTCACAAATTTCAACCAAATGAAGCTCACAAATTTCTAATAGCTCACATTGCCCTGTAAGTTGTGAAAATAGGAATAACAAATGAAGTGTGTTTAACTAGTAGGACTTTTACAAGCTTGCATTGTGTTTGAAAATAGGAACATGTTTATGTGTAATCTTGGGGATCCTCAGATACAATTCATATAGATATTGGCATTGCCTACAACTCTGCTCAAGCAGCAACACTAAAGAGTCTATGCATGCTCTGTGCTGCCGCATGACTAAAGAGTGTGCAATGGCAAGTCAAGGGGGTGACTTCCATATTTCAGCTTAGGACTTAATTTATTTTATACTTTATATATAAAGTTAATGAAACTGAAAGTAAAAAAATGAAAGGAATGATTTTTTTTATACTTTATATATACACGGATTTCAGTGTTTATACTTTATAAATTTCAACCGGGTCTCAGCCTGGTCTCGGCCTGGCGACAATCTTCTTAATTTATTTTATACTTTATATATACATGGATTTCAGTGTTATCACAAGGTTACTGATGATTACTAGCAGGGATGGCATGCAAATAGTTACTTTTCATAAAGTTAATGAAACTGAAAGTAAAAAATGTGAAACAGAAACTGGTAGGTGTATCAAAGTTAATGAAACTGAAACAAAAACTGGTATGTGTATTAATTTTTTGAAAACCCAGTTTTTAAAATGGGCGAAATTGGTTTTGAAAACATATTAAAACGGTTTCTTGGAATTGAGAAACTTTTATTTAAATGAAAggaatgatttttttcaaattcaaatatatttATAACAGATTGCAAATCAATTTAAAGTGAGAGAGTTTGATGTATTGAAGAAAAACTTGTATTGACACTTTATATATGAAGTGAGAGAGATTGCTCGGTCGTACGTGTAAAGTGAGGGGCATGGCTGAAATCACGTGCGTGGGCCCTGTCTGATGAAATATGGTGAGTAAAATACAAATATACAAATTTTGAGTTGACAACATCCTATTGGTGGGAGAACCACCGTAGCTACCGGAACCGGTAAAAAAACACTTTGCGCGCCACCACCACAATAGgagttggacaagccttgttcatcCCCCTTAGCACCAACAGTTGGGCATGTGTGAGCGAGGCATCATGCCCAACAGTGATGCGGTGGGGAGAAACGCCAAACCTCCAAGGAGTAGGCCGTGTGCGGCCATCCCTTCCTGGTGCAGTGCTCGAAGAGAGCAGGGTACATTGTCGTCAATGGTTCTCCCCCAAGGCATCGGCAATGGTGAGATTCTTCCTGGTCTAGTGCTCGAAGAGAGCATGGTACACCGTCGCCAGGATCGTGCGTTGAAGCCAGTGGTCCTTCTAAAGCGCGATTCGCCTACCGTTACGGAGGTGGAAGATAACCGAGGCGTTGAAGAGTGCCCCCACCTTCTGGTGGATGGGCAGCTCTAGCCCATACCACAACTTGTTGTGATCGGTCCAATACTGCCATGGcaaattttaacatgctccctcttacctcGTCTTTTTACATGTGAGGTAGAAAAGTGAGAGTTAATCAAACCACTAATTAATGAGATCAACGGCTCAGATGCATTATATACTCTTACCTCTCATGCGAAAAGAGGAGGTAAGAGCCGGCGAGTCATGTCGTGAGCGCCTCTGGCCGTGCTCGTTGCCTACAGATTGAAGATGCCGAGGCCGCTAAATTTTTTCTGTGTATATTTCATTTTTTCTgttcctttctccttttctttttttgccTTCCAAGTTTagttttccttttttcattttttgaaacttcaatttaaaaaaaatgttcataatttccaTTTTGTTTAAATTTTCGAAAATATTCAGAATGCCAAAATTATGTTCCTATTAAAAAAATATCGGGAACTTTAACTTTTTGTTCTCCTTTCAAAATATATTCAGCGTCCAATTGTTTTTCCAATCTTTCAAACATGTTCCGTTTTCAATAGTTATTAAAAAAACTCGTGTTTTCATAAAAATATCATGTTTTCAACAAATGTttactaatttcaaaaaatgttcatattttgattttttttcatgtttttccaAAAAATAcattaaattttcaaaaaaaagtattttctaaaaataTTCGAGAATTCCAAAATTGTTTGTTGCCAAGAATATTCGGCAATTCATAATTATTAATGTTATTGCAAATTTTAAAAAGAATCAATACAAAAATCTTTCAAATCTTAGACTGCAGTATGTTCTTAAATATTCACACTGGCCACGGGGTAGAAGGGTGCGTTTGTTCAAGTGCCTACCAACATGTGGTTGGGTCTTTGAAGTCATGAGTTCAATTCTTCAACGcgtttttcttttggatttttaCTCGCGCATTGCAAGCAAACGTCGTTTTGGTGTGTTGGCCGAGACGTGAACTGTTGTGTGTTGCATGCGTTTTTTGGACCGTTTAcgatggaaaaaaaataaaaaaatctatcCAAAACAATACAAAATTTTGTGTGTCCTAGAAAAGGAAAAATAGTTTGTTTGCAATTTCGTATGTGGGCTGCGCGCGCTGTGGCCTAGCGAATCAGCCCACTTATTTTTCTGCCCATGCAGTTGGGAAAACCCTATTTGCCGCACAATATGTTAAATAGTGGGACCTTCGCACAGGTGACCAAGACTGGGCCAGACCGGTTTTATTTTTTTATGTGTTCTATTTCTATTTTTAGTTTTCGGTTCCTTTCTCTCTTTTATCTTTTTTTGTAAATTAaatattttttgtaatttttttggaatttccaTTTTTGATCACATTTTCGAAAATATTCATAATTCCCAAATAAATCCCGTTTCAAAAACTATCCGGATCTTTAAACATATTTTCCCTCTATCTGattttttcaaaattcaaaaatgttcTCAATTTTCCAAAAATATTTTGATTTTGCATAATTGTTCAAGATTTATAAAATGCATATTTTTCATGTTCGAAAAATATTCTGTTTTTAGTGGAATTTTGAAAAGTTCCAAATTATGTTCNNNNNNNNNNNNNNNNNNNNNNNNNNNNNNNNNNNNNNNNNNNNNNNNNNNNNNNNNNNNNNNNNNNNNNNNNNNNNNNNNNNNNNNNNNNNNNNNNNNNNNNNNNNNNNNNNNNNNNNNNNNNNNNNNNNNNNNNNNNNNNNNNNNNNNNNNNNNNNNNNNNNNNNNNNNNNNNNNNNNNNNNNNNNNNNNNNNNNNNNNNNNNNNNNNNNNNNNNNNNNNNNNNNNNNNNNNNNNNNNNNNNNNNNNNNNNNNNNNNNNNNNNNNNNNNNNNNNNNNNNNNNNNNNNNNNNNNNNNNNNNNNNNNNNNNNNNNNNNNNNNNNNNNNNNNNNNNNNNNNNNNNNNNNNNNNNNNNNNNNNNNNNNNNNNNNNNNNNNNNNNNNNNNNNNNNNNNNNNNNNNNNNNNNNNNNNNNNNNNNNNNNNNNNNNNNNNNNNNNNNNNNNNNNNNNNNNNNNNNNNNNNNNNNNNNNNNNNNNNNNNNNNNNNNNNNNNNNNNNNNNNNNNNNNNNNNNNNNATATATTCTTCTCTTTTAGATGATGAACTAACTTTTGGCGATCAGGTACGGTAATGGAATATCTGTAAAATGCCTCATCTACAATGCCACCGGTGCGACTCTGAGCTTGGCTACCTACAGCGATTGGCACGGGCATATCTATGATACACCCTACCCATCAGATATTCAGAATGGGCAGTGGGGGGCATTTCTCCACGTCCACCCACGTGGAGCTGCGGCTGGTTCAGCTGGTGCCGTTGTGTATCGTACCAAGCTCCCCTCCGGCGACGACGGCTCCTGCGATTGGTTGTTCAGCAACGGGGTAAATACTGCATGCATACATACGCTTATCTCAAAAACATGGCCAAACTCTACTATGTACGTAGTGCATATTCTTATATATTTTATGTATGCAGGCGTACACCGAAATCCGTGAGGAAGACCACTACCCAAGTGTTGGAAGCTGGGATTTTATCTACAATGAGAAGCTGGAAAATTCAAATGCCAACTCTACTGATGACAACTATGGATATGTTTCCAAGACTGACATCGGTGAAGGCAGTACCATGAACGCCCCTGGAGTTTTCCAGTTTCCCTACTAGCTAGATCTCGTTGCTAGCAGCGAGTGATTTTTGTGGTCTTCAAATCCTTGT is from Triticum aestivum cultivar Chinese Spring chromosome 3A, IWGSC CS RefSeq v2.1, whole genome shotgun sequence and encodes:
- the LOC123063760 gene encoding probable LRR receptor-like serine/threonine-protein kinase At1g06840 (The sequence of the model RefSeq protein was modified relative to this genomic sequence to represent the inferred CDS: added 896 bases not found in genome assembly) yields the protein MLPLYICSAIFTLLYFAHVQQPTAAQITAPWEVNALRAIRGSLSDPNGFLNNWNRGDPCVANWTRVICYNVTAKDDGYFHVQELQLLRLGLSGTLAPELGQLSRMKIMDFMWNKITGSIPKEVGNITSLELLLVNGNQLSGSLPDEIGLLPNLNRIQIDQNNISGPIPKSFANLNKTKHFHMNNNSLSGQIPPELSRLPSLVHMLLDNNNLSGYLPPELAQLPKLLIIQLDNNNFSGSSIPPSYGNITTLLKLSLRNCSLEGPAPDVSGIPQLGYLDVSWNQLTGPIPSGQLASNITTIDFSHNRLNGSIPASFSGLPNLQRLSLDNNNLDGSVPSDVWQNIDFSGNRTLILDFHNNGLTNLSNPLTPPANVTILLSGNPVCQSQNQLNIAQYCQSTPEVTAEGGSIDNSTLCAPCATDFPLESVLKAPNPCSCGVPLYVDYRLKSPGFWDFVPYEAQFQEYLSSGLFLNSYQLEVTTFMWEEGPRLKMTLKLFPNNTILFNSREVERLRYMFTGWLIADSDIFGPYELINFNPGWYENVLSRGTKKSLSTGAIVGIVIAAFAAAAVLSSLITLIILRRRSRQFSKKRTAKRIPMKIDGVKDFTFEELSNCTNDFSESALIGQGGYGKVYRGVLADGKVAAIKRAQEGSLQGSKEFFTEIELLSRLHHRNLVSLLGYCDEEDEQMLVYEYMPNGTLRDHLSAKARESPSFPMRLRIALGSSRGILYLHTEADPPIFHRDIKGSNILLDSKFVAKVADFGLSRLAPLPDTEGSAPGHVSTVVKGTPGYLDPEYFLTHKLTDKSDVYSLGVVFLELLTGMQPISHGKNLVREVVAANQSGMILSVVDLRMGAVPGECVERFAALGLRCCRDETDARPSMAEVVRELETIWQMTPDTDGVPSESVAMDPTHTPASSSTATGSRTGNEQYDMSTSDVSGSNLLSGVVPSINPR